Proteins from one Microbacterium faecale genomic window:
- a CDS encoding ABC transporter ATP-binding protein codes for MLLKLLIRYLSRYRLLLVGVLVFQFASALAALFLPTLNADLIDTGVTQGDVGYIVRTGLWMLVVALGQILAAIVATFCAARAAMALGRDIRHDVFAKVSSFSEREVSAFGSGSLITRNTNDVQQVQMLAVLSATMLIMAPMMAIGGIIMALRQDVGLSWILGISIPVLLIVAGIIVSRMVPLFRVFQTRIDAVNRVMREQLTGVRVVRAFVREKIEAQRFRAANTDIMIVGRKVGSLFVLMFPLVMLVLNVTIVGVVWFGGLEIEAGNTEIGTLFAFMQYVGQILGGVMMASFMAIMIPRAAVSAERISEVLDSRTTLVEPESPVSEMPTRGEVAFDHVSFTYPGAEKPVLSDISFRADPGETVAIIGSTGAGKTTLISLIPRLFDATDGSVSAQGVNVTQADLDVLWRGIGLVPQRPFLFTGTIASNLRFGREDATDEELWHALEIAQAADFVRDKPDGLDTRIAQGGTNVSGGQRQRLAIARAIVHQPDILVFDDSFSALDLTTDARLRQALWRELPHVTKIVVAQRVSTITDADRILVLDDGRSAGLGTHDELIETSETYREIIASQRGAEEKGVTA; via the coding sequence GTGCTCCTGAAACTCCTCATCCGATATCTCTCCAGATATCGGCTTCTTCTCGTGGGCGTGCTCGTCTTCCAGTTCGCGTCGGCGCTTGCCGCACTGTTCCTCCCGACGCTCAACGCCGACCTCATCGACACCGGCGTCACGCAGGGCGACGTCGGCTACATCGTCCGCACGGGCCTCTGGATGCTCGTCGTGGCGCTCGGTCAGATCCTCGCGGCCATCGTCGCGACGTTCTGCGCGGCCCGCGCCGCCATGGCGCTCGGCCGCGACATCCGCCACGACGTCTTCGCGAAGGTCAGCTCGTTCAGCGAGCGCGAGGTCAGCGCGTTCGGATCCGGGTCGCTCATCACCCGCAACACGAACGACGTGCAGCAGGTGCAGATGCTCGCCGTCTTGAGCGCGACGATGCTCATCATGGCACCCATGATGGCCATCGGCGGCATCATCATGGCCCTGCGACAGGACGTCGGGCTCAGCTGGATCCTCGGCATCTCTATCCCGGTGCTCCTCATCGTCGCCGGAATCATCGTCAGCCGCATGGTGCCGCTGTTCCGGGTGTTCCAGACGCGCATCGACGCTGTGAACCGCGTGATGCGCGAACAGCTGACGGGCGTCCGGGTCGTGCGCGCGTTCGTGCGCGAGAAGATCGAGGCCCAGCGCTTCCGCGCGGCCAACACCGACATCATGATCGTCGGCCGCAAGGTCGGATCCCTCTTCGTGCTGATGTTCCCGCTCGTCATGCTCGTGCTCAACGTCACGATCGTCGGCGTCGTCTGGTTCGGTGGCCTCGAGATCGAGGCTGGCAACACCGAGATCGGCACGCTCTTCGCCTTCATGCAGTACGTCGGTCAGATCCTCGGCGGCGTCATGATGGCGAGTTTCATGGCGATCATGATCCCTCGCGCGGCCGTCTCCGCCGAGCGCATCTCAGAGGTGCTCGACAGCCGCACGACGCTCGTCGAACCCGAGTCCCCCGTGAGCGAGATGCCGACGCGCGGCGAGGTCGCCTTCGACCACGTCTCCTTCACGTATCCGGGCGCCGAGAAGCCGGTCCTGTCCGACATCTCCTTCCGCGCCGACCCCGGCGAAACCGTCGCGATCATCGGCTCGACGGGAGCGGGCAAGACGACGCTCATCTCGCTGATTCCGCGCCTGTTCGACGCCACCGACGGATCCGTGTCGGCGCAGGGCGTCAACGTCACGCAGGCCGACCTCGACGTGCTGTGGCGCGGCATCGGCCTCGTGCCACAGCGCCCCTTCCTCTTCACGGGAACCATCGCGTCGAACCTGCGGTTCGGGCGCGAGGACGCCACCGACGAGGAGCTGTGGCATGCCCTCGAGATCGCGCAGGCCGCCGACTTCGTGCGTGACAAGCCCGACGGGCTCGATACCCGCATCGCGCAGGGTGGCACGAACGTCTCCGGCGGCCAGCGCCAGCGCCTCGCCATCGCGCGCGCGATCGTCCACCAGCCGGACATCCTCGTCTTCGACGACTCGTTCTCGGCGCTCGACCTGACGACCGACGCCCGGCTGCGACAGGCGCTGTGGCGCGAGCTTCCGCACGTCACGAAGATCGTCGTCGCCCAGCGCGTATCGACGATCACCGACGCCGATCGGATCCTCGTGCTCGACGACGGCCGCAGCGCGGGCCTCGGCACGCACGACGAGCTGATCGAGACGAGCGAGACGTATCGCGAGATCATCGCCTCGCAACGCGGCGCCGAGGAGAAGGGGGTGACGGCATGA
- a CDS encoding D-alanyl-D-alanine carboxypeptidase family protein, which translates to MTSDEKPGERDDERSLDSVDDARDSDTDRPQDPAPAEDAADPEPPADTGTMIAGLFGTPAQDDDEEDADDDREDGGAADPGQSAPPQTDSVRVIAEMFSGFRRRSATPERDLEEMLGTATQAIAIVPPPAPQEPPTVAGPLPIVAAADAAADADVTRASETDDDGPPPAEEDPVPADQQQPTAVKTAYVPRHDGNQTEQALAWLTAENVATGQTPVVGAPVALTQRRRRRWVGAILAPIFTAIVLAVVYVVAFAVWPLDNVAPTMSAKAPDTPVGPALDVPWPVEGQSAILVEGVDGIVTSAEEDTRLDPAPMASLTKVITVMTLLERQPLELGEDGPVYEFGYLDQQQADNLRFQNESALDVPIGGILSYRQLLEGILMGSAGNYANKLVDDLWEFDRNAYLGDAIAWLQDNGLEDTLVVDATGISPENQSTAEDMVRVAQIAMQHPVVAEIVAQEEVEMPGPGLVENSNPLMGENGIVGIKTGHLDEWNIVSYNLMTAKDIEFVDSEDPVRVYTVVMGQADRDLQASTTRDVLDAVTLALQPVDAVGEGTVIATVTTEWGGQTDVVVADTAELTLWSGEEAEIETDVDVDLGDAAGATVGTITVSGGLDSAEVDLITTEELPRPSLEWRLTHPLELLGLGA; encoded by the coding sequence GTGACGAGTGACGAGAAGCCCGGCGAGCGCGACGACGAGCGTTCGCTCGACTCCGTCGACGACGCCCGCGACTCCGACACCGATCGCCCGCAGGATCCCGCCCCTGCCGAGGACGCCGCCGATCCGGAGCCGCCCGCGGACACCGGGACGATGATCGCGGGCCTGTTCGGCACACCCGCGCAGGACGACGACGAAGAAGATGCCGACGACGACCGCGAGGACGGCGGCGCGGCGGATCCGGGGCAGTCGGCGCCCCCGCAGACGGACTCGGTGCGGGTCATCGCCGAAATGTTCAGCGGATTCCGACGGCGGAGCGCGACGCCCGAACGCGACCTCGAGGAGATGCTCGGGACAGCGACGCAGGCGATCGCAATCGTGCCGCCGCCGGCGCCCCAGGAACCGCCGACCGTGGCCGGTCCCCTGCCGATCGTCGCCGCCGCCGATGCCGCCGCCGATGCGGACGTCACCCGCGCTTCCGAGACCGATGACGACGGGCCTCCGCCCGCCGAGGAGGACCCTGTGCCCGCCGATCAGCAGCAGCCGACCGCGGTGAAGACGGCGTACGTCCCCCGCCACGACGGCAACCAGACAGAGCAGGCGCTCGCCTGGCTGACGGCGGAGAACGTCGCGACCGGTCAGACGCCGGTCGTCGGCGCGCCGGTCGCTCTGACGCAACGGCGTCGACGCCGGTGGGTCGGGGCGATCCTCGCCCCCATCTTCACGGCGATCGTGCTCGCGGTCGTCTACGTCGTCGCCTTCGCCGTCTGGCCGCTCGACAACGTGGCTCCGACGATGTCCGCGAAGGCGCCGGACACCCCCGTCGGCCCAGCGCTCGATGTGCCGTGGCCGGTCGAGGGGCAGAGCGCGATCCTCGTCGAGGGCGTGGACGGAATCGTGACCTCCGCGGAGGAGGACACCAGGCTCGACCCCGCTCCGATGGCGAGCCTGACGAAGGTCATCACGGTCATGACGCTCCTCGAGCGTCAGCCGCTCGAGCTGGGCGAGGACGGCCCGGTGTATGAGTTCGGCTACCTCGACCAGCAGCAGGCCGATAATCTCCGCTTCCAGAACGAGTCGGCTCTGGACGTGCCGATCGGCGGCATCCTCTCGTACCGACAGCTGCTCGAGGGGATCCTCATGGGATCCGCGGGCAACTACGCGAACAAACTCGTCGACGACCTCTGGGAGTTCGACCGCAACGCCTATCTCGGTGACGCGATCGCGTGGCTGCAGGACAACGGCCTCGAAGACACCCTCGTCGTCGATGCCACCGGTATCAGCCCCGAGAACCAGTCCACGGCGGAGGACATGGTGCGCGTCGCGCAGATCGCGATGCAGCACCCCGTCGTCGCCGAGATCGTCGCGCAGGAAGAGGTCGAGATGCCGGGCCCTGGCCTCGTCGAGAACTCGAACCCGCTCATGGGCGAGAACGGCATCGTCGGCATCAAGACCGGCCACCTCGACGAGTGGAACATCGTCAGCTACAACCTGATGACGGCGAAGGACATCGAGTTCGTCGATTCCGAGGACCCCGTGCGCGTGTACACGGTCGTCATGGGCCAGGCCGATCGCGACCTGCAGGCGAGCACGACCCGCGACGTGCTCGACGCCGTCACTCTGGCACTGCAGCCGGTCGACGCCGTCGGCGAGGGCACGGTCATCGCCACCGTCACGACGGAGTGGGGCGGGCAGACGGATGTCGTCGTCGCCGACACCGCCGAGCTGACGCTCTGGAGCGGCGAGGAAGCGGAGATCGAGACCGACGTCGATGTCGATCTCGGCGACGCCGCGGGCGCGACGGTCGGGACGATCACGGTGTCGGGCGGGCTCGATTCGGCCGAGGTGGACCTCATCACGACCGAGGAACTGCCGCGTCCCAGCCTCGAGTGGCGTCTCACCCACCCGCTGGAACTGCTCGGCCTGGGGGCCTGA
- a CDS encoding ECF transporter S component — protein sequence MSSSVPSKRRYTWRVVDIVVASVVGVAAGVVFWLWGQAWPALDSLLSFTPGLSGLLAGGWLFAGVLGGLIIRKPGAALYTEIVASVVSMLVGTQWGFSTFLWGVIQGIGAELGFAILAYANWRLLGALASGALAGVTTAILDTNFSSVAALAFEVRMVYAAGAVVSGIILAGLVSLLLTRALAATGALDRFASGREARRRSAATVDSA from the coding sequence ATGTCGTCGTCCGTTCCTTCGAAGCGGCGCTACACCTGGCGTGTCGTGGATATCGTCGTGGCCAGTGTCGTGGGCGTCGCCGCCGGCGTCGTGTTCTGGCTGTGGGGCCAGGCCTGGCCGGCGCTCGACAGCCTCCTCTCGTTCACCCCGGGCCTGTCGGGTCTGCTCGCCGGAGGCTGGCTCTTCGCCGGCGTGCTCGGCGGCCTCATCATCCGCAAGCCGGGCGCCGCGTTGTACACGGAGATCGTGGCGTCGGTCGTGTCGATGCTCGTCGGCACCCAGTGGGGCTTCTCGACCTTCCTCTGGGGGGTCATCCAGGGCATCGGTGCCGAGCTCGGCTTCGCGATCCTTGCCTACGCCAACTGGCGCCTGCTCGGTGCGCTCGCGTCCGGGGCGCTCGCGGGCGTCACGACGGCGATCCTCGACACGAACTTCTCGTCCGTCGCCGCGCTCGCCTTCGAAGTGCGCATGGTCTACGCGGCCGGCGCCGTCGTGTCCGGCATCATCCTTGCCGGACTCGTCTCGCTGCTGCTCACGCGTGCGCTCGCCGCGACGGGCGCGCTCGACAGATTCGCCTCGGGTCGAGAGGCGCGAAGGCGAAGCGCGGCGACCGTCGATTCAGCGTGA